TTAATGTTTACTAGTTCTTTATGCAAGTTAAAAACAACGATAACGAGTAATACTATAGCGAATATTACTTTAAGTATCGTGAAAATTTTACTTCTTAGCTCTTTAGTCATAATTATCCTTCAGCCCTCAGTCATTCTTATAATTTATAAAAAATATAGCACATAATCTTAGTTGTGTGTATATAAAACCGACTTCTAACAAAATTGTTATATACACACATATTACTATTAATTTAAATTTGTCAAAAAAATCTATACAAATTATTTTTTTATTAATATATAAATATCAATAAATCTTAGACAGCAAACAATTATACGACAAAAAGAAATGCTTGGGACATAATTCTTAACTCGAATTAAATAACACCTCATTCTACTGATTTATTCAGTAAAAATGAGGTGTTATTTTTTATAATCTACGATTTTGTTCGTGCATGCTTGCCTAGGGTATGGCTCGAGCCTGTAGTCTCTCACTCATACGATTCCCTTAGGCGTCAGCACTTTACAAAATCGCTACAAACTTCCAATTTTATACAAAAAAAATAAAGCACGCTCGTATAATTTAATTAATCACGACAAAAACCAAATTAACGAGATGCCTTATGTAAAAAATATAACAAATCTCAAATAATTCTACCACTAAATATTGAAGTATTGATTCCAGAAAATGATATTGCACATTATGTAAATCAAATTGTAGAGACTATACCTAATGAAACATTCTACGAACTTAAACACTCACGTGGTGCATCTTCTTATCACCCTAAATTAATGTTAAAGATCATACTTTATTCTTATACACAATCTGTTTTTTCTGGAAGAAGGATAGAAAGCCTTCTTAAAGATAGTATACGTATGATGTGGTTATCACAGAACCAAACACCTTCTTATGGAACAATAAATCGCTTTAGAATTAACCCAATTATGGATAAATTACTCCAATCATTGTTTATTAATTTTAGAACTCAATTGGTGGAACTTAATCTTATTGATGAGCATAGTCTATACATAGATGGTACTAAGATTGAAGCAAGTGCTAACAAGTATACATTTGTGTGGAGAAAAAACACTGAAAGATATAATAGTAAAGTAATAGAACAATCTAAAGAAACATATCGAAACGCAATTATTAATGAAGTGATTCCAGAATTAAATGAAGAAGAAAACGATGAAATTTCTATTAATACATTGAAAGATTTAGAAAATACATTAGAACAAAAAATCGAAGATTTAGATGATGAGATTTCGTGCACAGAAGATGTAAAAGAACGAAAAGCATTACGTACAAAAAGAAGTGAGATAAATAGGACTAAGAAATCTTTAAGTGATAATATAGACAAACAGGTTAAATATAAAAAACAATTAGAAATATTAGGTGAAAGAAATAGCTATTCCAAAACTGACCATGATGCAACTTTCATGAGAATGAAAGACGATCATATGATGAATGGGCAATTGAAACCAGGTTATAATTTACAAATCGCTACAAACTCACAGTTCGTTTTATCATATGATATTTTCCCGAATCCCACAGATACTAGAACTTTAATCCCGTTTTTAAATAACATCAAAAATAACTATTTTGATTTACCTGAGTACATTGTTGCAGATGCTGGTTATGGTAGTGAAGAAAACTATAAAAATGTATTAGATTCGTTTAATCGAACACCACTCATAACATATACTATGTATCTAAAAGAACAAACGAAGCTATATAAAGAAAATGCATTTAACACTCAAAATTGGACTTACGATGAAATAAGATATGTCATTACGGGGGGAATCCAAAGTAAAACGCGAACTTGAAATTGCCTTAATGGCAACCATTATAAGAAAAATGGTAGCTCTAAGAGCTACCAAAAAGACTTTAAAAATGAAATACAGTGGAAATTCAATTTTACTAATGAATTTCCACTGTATTTTTACTTTCTAGAATATTTCTGTCCCGGACCCTTTTTACTTCGATTTAACTATCTAATAAATTCTTTTTCGTCGTCTTTGAACTCATATTCACCAGCATCATCACTATAATATTTGTTATAGCGACGTTTAAATAAGAAGTAAATATGTGATACAAGTACTTTTAATATTGCGTATGCTGGGATACCTAAAATAACACCAACAACACCTAGCAAGTTACCTGCACTTAATAATATAAAGATAATTGTTAACGGATGGATTTTTAATGTTTTACCCATAATGTTAGGTGAAATAAAGTGACCTTCAATAAATTGCACTGCTGTCCATACGATAATAAGCTTTAAGAGCATTATAGGCGATGTTATTAGTGCAATGATAATTGCTGGCGAAATAGCAATTGTTGGTCCTAAATACGGCACTACGCTTGTTACAGCGGCAATACTTGCAAGTACTAAACTGTAATCTAAACCGATGATTGAATAACCAATGAATAATAAAATACCAATACAAAATGACACGATAATTTGACCTTGAATATATGAACCAACTTGCACGCTCATTTTTTCTAATAAGTCATGATAATCTTTTCTAAATTTTGGCGGTATAATATTTGTTGAAAATTCTTTGAAACGATGCCCATCTTTTAACATAAAGAATAGGACGAATGGCGTTGTTACAATTACTACACCAACGTTTACTAAAGTTTCTGCAAAGTTTTTGATTTTTGAACTAAAGCCATTTGTGTAATCCGAAATCATATTTGGGATTTTTTTAGAAAGTGATGTTAAATGGCTTTGAATCTGGTTATGATAATCCGCCACGATAGAATATTTCGTTACACTATCAAAAAACTGATTTACTTTGCTCACGTAATGTGGGAAATTGTGACCAAAACTTTTTACCTGAACTCCAATTAAAGGTATAAGTAAATTCACTACTAGTGTGATGATCCCTATAATTACTAAAAATAAAATTGATACACCCCATACACGAGGAATATTGTAGCGTTCCATCAAATTAACGATAGGATTAAATAAATAGAACAAAATTAAAGACACAATAATCGGAGCCACAATAGTATTAAATACGATGATAAATGGTTTAAATATATAAGATACTTGATCAAATATAAATATAACGATACCAATTAAAATCAACATACTTAAGCCAAAAATTAAATCTTTACCGCCTAAAAACTTCATAAAACGTGTTTCAGTAAAGTTTAAGTTCATTTTATTTTTGGACTTACTTTCATTATTTACTTTTTCTTCATTCGACATAAAATTCACCATACCTTACTTGTATTGATGTCGTTTGTATACGACTTGAAAATATTTAATATAAATATTGATATTCCCATTAAATACTATTATCAATAATATCACATGACAGAAATACTAAACATATTTTACATTAATAGCAATGCTAAAGTTTAAGTTTAAACGAAAAGCATAAAATAACACTTTTTATAGCAGCAACTATTATGATTCACTATGATGCATAAAATGATAAATATGTAATGTTAAAAAGACTATCTCACTCTCATAAATTTTATTATCCAATTCTTGCTGCAACATCTTCATGACTTTTAAAGCAATGTTATAACACAATGAATAATGAGACTTTAGTAATTCATCAACAATATGTGAGCAACGTTCACGCTCATTACGTTGAATACGCCTGATTAGAAAATGGATATGCCTAATAAAACGTTGATATTTTAATGATTGTCTATCTATTTCAAATTGTAAATCATGTTCTATAATAAATGTCGCCTTATTTATTAATTCATTAATAATCGTCATTTCTCTCAATGATAACATTTCCGTATTCGAAGCGATGTGTAAAGCTATAAACCCAATTTCATCTTCAGGAAATGTTATATTTAGAGCCTCATTAAGTCTTGCTATTACTCTTTCAGCGATAATATATGCTGCATTGTACAAATGCTTTATTTCTGACACAAAAGGATTCGTAATATATTGCTGTTGTTGAATACGTTTATATGCAAAAATAATATGATCCGTTAAACTAACTACTAATTTTTCATCATCGATAATCAATTTTGAATTTGTAATTATATTTACTGCTTCAATAATAGCCTGCAAAGTATAATCATCAGTCATTGAGACGAGCGCCTTATAATGACTCAGATGTGATTGTTGAACTAATTTATATACTTTTTCAATTGATTGAGGTTGTTTAACATACATCCCCGGCTTTTTATTAAAGCCTATACCTTTACCGATTAAAATTACTTCTTGGTCTTCGATGCTGCAAATAATAACATTGTTGTTTAAAGATTTTTTTATAAGGTAATGGTCCATGCTTTTCACCTTTCTTTAATATCAATAAGATTATATATGGAAAGGCATTAAAAGAAAAGTTTAATTTTGTATGAATTAACGCGTAGAAAGAAAAAAACTACAAGATAGTAATAATAACTATCTTGTAGTTCAAACATATCAATATAATGATTTATCTTTTTTATTCATGCCCCAGCTTTCAATACCAAATAAATTGATTTCTAATTGTTCTGGTTTGAATACTGGTTTCTTACCTGCTTTACGTTGTGCTTGATAATCTCTCATTACAGCAAGTGCAATGTTAGATAAACCAATTATCGAAATTAAGTTGACAATAGCCATTAATCCCATAAATAAATCGGCTGTATCCCAAACAGTTTGTGTTTTAACTACAGCACCGACAAATACTAACACGACAACTAAACATCTGAATATAAATAAAACAACTTTATTTTTTGATAAAAATTCGATATTTGATTGACCATAATAATAGTTTCCGATAACTGATGAATAAGCAAATAGCGTAATAGCTACTGTTAAGAAAATACCACCTGCACTACCTAAGTGTTCATTTAATGCAGATTGAGTTACTTGCACACCTTGAGGTGCACTATCTCCGAATTTCAAACCACTATATAATAAGATCATGATTGCAGTAGATGTACATACAAGCATTGTATCGAAGAATACACCTAATGATTGAATAAGACCTTGTTTTACAGGGTGAGGCGCAGCAGCAGTTGCGGCAGCATTAGGTGCAGAACCCATACCGGCTTCGTTTGAGAATAAACCACGTTTTACACCTTGTAAAATAGCGGCACCAACTGCACCACCACCTACTTGTTGCACGCCAAAAGCACTTTTAATAATTGTCATAATCATTGGAATGATTTGGTCATAATTCATTATTAAGATAACCAATACTAAACCAATATAGATAATCGCCATAACTGGCACGATTACTGAAGAAATTCTAGCGATACTACGTACACCACCAAAAATAATGATAGCCGTAAATACTGCTAAAACTAAACCAGTAACGACGGGACTAACGTTATATTGCGTATTTAAAGATTCAGCAATTGTATTAGACTGAACTGTATTAAATACAAAAGCAAAAGTTACAGTAATTAATATTGCAAAGACGATACCTAACCATCTTTGATTTAAACCTTTAGTTATGTAATAAGCTGGTCCACCACGGAAACCACCATCTTTATCTGGAACTTTATAAACTTGCGCTAATGTTGCCTCGATAAAAGCACTTGCTGCTCCGATAAATGCAATTAGCCACATCCAGAATACTGCACCTGGACCACCAAGTACGATAGCTGTAGCCACACCAGCGATATTTCCTGTTCCTACACGTGAACCTGCACTGATTGCGAAAGCTTGGAATGGTGAAATACCTTTCTTACCATTTTCTAATGTTTCCGGTTTTTCACCAATAGCACGAAACATTTCTGGAATCCAACGTAATTGGACGAATTTTGAACCGATTGTAAAATAAATACCAACTGTAATTAATAAACCTATTAAATATTGCGACCAAATTAAATCGTTTCCGGTCTCAATAATGACTTTAAACCAACCGGGAACTAAACTATCAAAATCACTCAAAGTATTAAATCCTCCTTAGCTAATTATTACTTTATAAATATGTATATAGAGATTTATAATGAGTACTCACAAAATATAGACAATCAACAGTAGCTATAAAAACACTGTTGATTGCATTTTGTGGTATTTCACTATAAACCTCTAATTTATGTTGACTACATTTAAATATCTATAATGTTTTTATTTTATCATTATATTAGAGTTTTTACTATAATTTTTTTAATCTATTCAACAATTAACTGAATAAGTTCACCAAATTCATTTGTATCAACGATAAATGAACCGTTCGTATATTGCTCAGTTAAATGAATATCTTTGATATAACCTTGCTCTTCATGAGAATTAGAATACACCTTATAAATCGTATCGTCAGGGCTTGTAGTTTGCGCTGACACAATACGGTGTGGTGCTTTTTTCAATTCTTTTAATAATGTAATACCTCTTTGAGCTCGTTTAGCATGTTGTAAGACGTTATAACTAATGCGTTTCAACGCACCACGTTGTGTGGCCATTAATATTGTATTTTGATCATTTACAGTTTGAGTTAACACTACAAAGTCTTCATCTTTAAGATTAATTGATTTAACACCTGCAGCGCGTAAGCCAGTATCTGATAATTCTTCAGAAGAATAAGTTAATGACATGCCTTTATTTGTAAGTACAGTAACCATTTGATCTTCTTCGACACGCATAATATCAATTACTTCATCATTGTTTTTCAATTTCATCGCAACAAGTGGTTTGTTATATCTAGAAGTTTTAAACAATGAAACGTTACTTTTCTTAATCATGCCATTTTTCGTTGCAGTAATGTAATATGCACTATCTGGGAATGCATTCTCACAGTGAACGTCTATAACAAATTCATCATCATCAAGTGGTACAATTTGTGACACATGTTGACCTAAATCTTTCCATTTTATATCAGATAATTTATGAACAGGTATAAATAAATATCTACCTTTGTTCGTAAATACAAGTGCCGTATCAAGTGTGTTGGTTTCCATATATTTTAATATACTGTCGCCATCTTTCACGCCGATTTCTTCAATACCACTCGCGTTAAAGCTACGTAATGATGTACGTTTAATGTAACCGTGACGTGTCACACTTAGCATAACTGTTTCGCTTGGTACCATAACCTCTTTATCTATTTTAATTTCAGAGATTTCTGCTTCTATGACTGATAAACGATCAGTTTTAAATTTCTTACGTATTTCAGTTAATTCTTCTTTAATTACGCCAAGTAAAGCATCATGGTTGTCTAAAATATGGCGTAATCTCTCTATTGTAGCTTTAAGCTCATCATGTTCATCTTGTAATTGTACAATATCCGTATTTGTTAAACGGTATAGCTGCAACATAACGATAGCTTCAGCTTGTGCTTCTGTAAAGTCGTATTCGGTTACAAGATTTTCTTTAGCGTCTTTTTTATTTTTTGAATTTCTAATTAATTTAATAACTTCGTCTAATATAGACAATGCTTTCATTAAACCTTCCACAATATGCATTCTGCTTTCAGCATGATTTAAATCATATTGTGTACGTTTAGTAACGACATCAATTTGATGGTTTAAGTAACTATCTATAATTTCACGAATGCCCATTAGTTTAGGACGACCTTCACTAATAGCTACCATATTAAAACTATAAGAAATTTGTAAATCCGTATTTTTGTATAAATAGTTAAGTACGGCTTCGCTATTCACATCTTTTTTCAATTCAATAGCAATACGCAAACCTGTTCGGTCAGTTTCATCACGTACTTCTAAAATACCATCTACCTTTTTATCGGCACGTAGTTCATCGATTTTTTTAACTAAACTACTTTTATTTACTTCGTACGGTATTTCAGTGACTGCCAATTCTTTACGTCCATTTCTCAACTCTTCGGTTTCTACTTTAGAACGTACGATGATTTTTCCTTTACCAGATTCGTATGCTTTTTTAATGCCATCGATGCCTTGAATAATACCACCTGTTGGAAAGTCTGGTCCTTTTACATATTTCATTAATCGACTAACTGTAATGTTAGGATCATCGATATATTTTAAAGTAGCCTGAATCACTTCACCTAAATTATGAGGCGGTATATCTGTCGCATACCCAGAAGATATACCTGTACTACCGTTAATTAGTAAATTAGGTAATCTTCCTGGTAAAACCATAGGTTCTGTAGTCGTATCGTCATAGTTAGGCATAAACGGCACAGTTTCTTTATTAATATCTCTTAGTAATTCTTCAGAAATCTGACTTAATTTTGCCTCTGTATAACGCATCGCTGCCGCTGGATCATTATCGATACTACCGTTATTACCATGCATTTCAATAAGTACATGGCGTAATTTCCAGTCTTGACTCAAACGCACCATAGCATCATATACCGAGGAATCACCATGAGGATGGTACTGACCAATAACATCTCCGACTGTTTTGGCACTTTTACGGAAATTTTTGTCATAAGTATTACCACTTGAATACATAGCATATAAAATACGACGTTGCACTGGTTTTAAGCCATCTCTTACGTCAGGTAGTGCACGTTCTTGAATAATATATTTACTATAACGACCAAATCGGTCGCCTATTACATCTTCAAGTGATAAGTCTTGAATTACCTCACTCAATTTATTTCCTCCTCTTCTTGCTCATCATGTTCCAAAATTTGTATTTCACTATTATCTAAAATACTTTGGTCTTCTTGTAAGCCAAATTCTACGTGACTTTCAATCCATTCACGTCTAGGTGCAACTTTATCACCCATTAATGTTGTAACGCGTTTAGATGATCTAATTTCATCATCTACTTGTACACGAATTAATGTTCTTGTGTCTGGGTTCATCGTTGTTTCCCATAGTTGGTCAGGGTTCATTTCACCTAAACCTTTATATCTTTGTAAAGTAAATCCTTTACCTAATTGCTTTTGTAATTGTTCTAATTCGTCGTCAGTCCATGCATATTCAACTTTTTTCGAGTTGCCTTTACCTTTTTCAAGTTTATATAGAGGTGGTAACGCAATAAATACGCGCCCTGCTTGTACTAATGGCTTCATATATTTAAAGAAAAACGTTAATAATAATACTTGAATGTGTGCTCCATCCGTATCCGCATCAGTCATAATAATAACGCGATTGTAGTTACTATCTTCTAATTTAAATTCATTACCTACACCCGCTCCGATAGTGTGAATAATCGTATTGATTTCTTCATTTTTAAATATGTCTTCTAGGCGTGCTTTTTCTGTATTGATTACTTTACCTCGTAAAGGTAAGATAGCTTGATATTTACGATCTCTACCAAGTTTCGCCGAACCACCTGCTGAGTCACCCTCAACTAAGTACAATTCTTTCTTCTCGGTATTTTTACTTTGTGCAGGCGTTAATTTCCCTGACAGTAATGTATCCTTACGTTTGTTTTTCTTACCTGAACGCGCGTCTTCTCTAGCTTTTCTGGCAGCTTCACGTGCTTGTTGAGCCTTAAGTGCTTTCTTCACTAGAGATTTAGACAATTGCCCTTTTTCTTCTAAATAATATGGTAATTTATCGGCAACAACAGAATCAACGGCACTTCTAGCTTCAGGCGTACCTAATTTTGATTTTGTTTGTCCTTCGAATTGTAATAATTCTTCAGGAATACGAATAGAAATAATCGCCGTTAATCCTTCACGAATATCATTACCGTCAAGATTTTTATCTTTAGCTTTTAATTCATTTATTCTGCGCGCATAATCATTAAATACGCGTGTCATTGCTGTTTTAAAACCAACTTCATGTGTACCACCATCTTTAGTACGCACGTTGTTAACAAAACTTAAAATACTTTCTGAATATTGGTCATTATATTGAAATGCTACTTCCACTTCTATATTGTTAGCTTCGCCTACAAATGTAGCTACATCATGAAGTACCTCTTTACCTTCATTGACATAAGAAACAAACTCTTTAATACCTTCTTCATAATGATAAACTTCTTCACGCTCTTTACCTTGTCTATTATCAGTCAAAATAATTTTTAAGTTTTTTAATAAAAAGGCAGATTCTTGT
The Staphylococcus kloosii genome window above contains:
- a CDS encoding AI-2E family transporter, whose translation is MSNEEKVNNESKSKNKMNLNFTETRFMKFLGGKDLIFGLSMLILIGIVIFIFDQVSYIFKPFIIVFNTIVAPIIVSLILFYLFNPIVNLMERYNIPRVWGVSILFLVIIGIITLVVNLLIPLIGVQVKSFGHNFPHYVSKVNQFFDSVTKYSIVADYHNQIQSHLTSLSKKIPNMISDYTNGFSSKIKNFAETLVNVGVVIVTTPFVLFFMLKDGHRFKEFSTNIIPPKFRKDYHDLLEKMSVQVGSYIQGQIIVSFCIGILLFIGYSIIGLDYSLVLASIAAVTSVVPYLGPTIAISPAIIIALITSPIMLLKLIIVWTAVQFIEGHFISPNIMGKTLKIHPLTIIFILLSAGNLLGVVGVILGIPAYAILKVLVSHIYFLFKRRYNKYYSDDAGEYEFKDDEKEFIR
- a CDS encoding PRD domain-containing protein → MDHYLIKKSLNNNVIICSIEDQEVILIGKGIGFNKKPGMYVKQPQSIEKVYKLVQQSHLSHYKALVSMTDDYTLQAIIEAVNIITNSKLIIDDEKLVVSLTDHIIFAYKRIQQQQYITNPFVSEIKHLYNAAYIIAERVIARLNEALNITFPEDEIGFIALHIASNTEMLSLREMTIINELINKATFIIEHDLQFEIDRQSLKYQRFIRHIHFLIRRIQRNERERCSHIVDELLKSHYSLCYNIALKVMKMLQQELDNKIYESEIVFLTLHIYHFMHHSES
- a CDS encoding alanine/glycine:cation symporter family protein, with protein sequence MSDFDSLVPGWFKVIIETGNDLIWSQYLIGLLITVGIYFTIGSKFVQLRWIPEMFRAIGEKPETLENGKKGISPFQAFAISAGSRVGTGNIAGVATAIVLGGPGAVFWMWLIAFIGAASAFIEATLAQVYKVPDKDGGFRGGPAYYITKGLNQRWLGIVFAILITVTFAFVFNTVQSNTIAESLNTQYNVSPVVTGLVLAVFTAIIIFGGVRSIARISSVIVPVMAIIYIGLVLVILIMNYDQIIPMIMTIIKSAFGVQQVGGGAVGAAILQGVKRGLFSNEAGMGSAPNAAATAAAPHPVKQGLIQSLGVFFDTMLVCTSTAIMILLYSGLKFGDSAPQGVQVTQSALNEHLGSAGGIFLTVAITLFAYSSVIGNYYYGQSNIEFLSKNKVVLFIFRCLVVVLVFVGAVVKTQTVWDTADLFMGLMAIVNLISIIGLSNIALAVMRDYQAQRKAGKKPVFKPEQLEINLFGIESWGMNKKDKSLY
- the parC gene encoding DNA topoisomerase IV subunit A translates to MSEVIQDLSLEDVIGDRFGRYSKYIIQERALPDVRDGLKPVQRRILYAMYSSGNTYDKNFRKSAKTVGDVIGQYHPHGDSSVYDAMVRLSQDWKLRHVLIEMHGNNGSIDNDPAAAMRYTEAKLSQISEELLRDINKETVPFMPNYDDTTTEPMVLPGRLPNLLINGSTGISSGYATDIPPHNLGEVIQATLKYIDDPNITVSRLMKYVKGPDFPTGGIIQGIDGIKKAYESGKGKIIVRSKVETEELRNGRKELAVTEIPYEVNKSSLVKKIDELRADKKVDGILEVRDETDRTGLRIAIELKKDVNSEAVLNYLYKNTDLQISYSFNMVAISEGRPKLMGIREIIDSYLNHQIDVVTKRTQYDLNHAESRMHIVEGLMKALSILDEVIKLIRNSKNKKDAKENLVTEYDFTEAQAEAIVMLQLYRLTNTDIVQLQDEHDELKATIERLRHILDNHDALLGVIKEELTEIRKKFKTDRLSVIEAEISEIKIDKEVMVPSETVMLSVTRHGYIKRTSLRSFNASGIEEIGVKDGDSILKYMETNTLDTALVFTNKGRYLFIPVHKLSDIKWKDLGQHVSQIVPLDDDEFVIDVHCENAFPDSAYYITATKNGMIKKSNVSLFKTSRYNKPLVAMKLKNNDEVIDIMRVEEDQMVTVLTNKGMSLTYSSEELSDTGLRAAGVKSINLKDEDFVVLTQTVNDQNTILMATQRGALKRISYNVLQHAKRAQRGITLLKELKKAPHRIVSAQTTSPDDTIYKVYSNSHEEQGYIKDIHLTEQYTNGSFIVDTNEFGELIQLIVE
- the parE gene encoding DNA topoisomerase IV subunit B, giving the protein MNKQNNYSDDSIQVLEGLEAVRKRPGMYIGSTDKRGLHHLVYEVVDNSVDEVLNGHGNEISVTINKDESITIEDNGRGMPTGIHASGKPTVEVIFTVLHAGGKFGQGGYKTSGGLHGVGASVVNALSEWLSVEIHRDGTIYQQDFKDGGKPASGLVKKGKTKKTGTKVTFKPDPEIFKSATSFNFDVLSERLQESAFLLKNLKIILTDNRQGKEREEVYHYEEGIKEFVSYVNEGKEVLHDVATFVGEANNIEVEVAFQYNDQYSESILSFVNNVRTKDGGTHEVGFKTAMTRVFNDYARRINELKAKDKNLDGNDIREGLTAIISIRIPEELLQFEGQTKSKLGTPEARSAVDSVVADKLPYYLEEKGQLSKSLVKKALKAQQAREAARKAREDARSGKKNKRKDTLLSGKLTPAQSKNTEKKELYLVEGDSAGGSAKLGRDRKYQAILPLRGKVINTEKARLEDIFKNEEINTIIHTIGAGVGNEFKLEDSNYNRVIIMTDADTDGAHIQVLLLTFFFKYMKPLVQAGRVFIALPPLYKLEKGKGNSKKVEYAWTDDELEQLQKQLGKGFTLQRYKGLGEMNPDQLWETTMNPDTRTLIRVQVDDEIRSSKRVTTLMGDKVAPRREWIESHVEFGLQEDQSILDNSEIQILEHDEQEEEEIN